A single window of Ananas comosus cultivar F153 linkage group 17, ASM154086v1, whole genome shotgun sequence DNA harbors:
- the LOC109723276 gene encoding dirigent protein 22-like: MKGEMALLAPKHSLLLLLLLLLFQVIFSTITAANAELTTRFSERPHKKKLKEKLSHLHFYFHDIVRGKNITAVPVTAPSRSAGSPASAFGVITIMDDALTMGPEPTSAPVGRAQGMYACAALQDLGFLQAMNLVFTAGTYDGSVLTVLGRNAPLHAVREMPVVGGSGLFRFARGYAVARTHDFDAATGNAVVEYNVYVMHY; this comes from the coding sequence ATGAAAGGCGAAATGGCTCTTCTTGCACCCAAAcattctctccttctcctcctcctcctcctcctcttccaaGTTATCTTCTCCACCATTACCGCCGCCAACGCGGAGCTCACGACTCGCTTCTCCGAGCGTCCCCACAAGaagaagctcaaggagaagctGAGCCATCTCCACTTCTACTTCCACGACATCGTCCGCGGCAAGAACATAACGGCGGTGCCCGTCACCGCCCCGTCGCGAAGCGCGGGCTCTCCGGCGTCGGCCTTCGGCGTGATAACCATCATGGACGATGCGCTGACAATGGGCCCGGAGCCGACGTCGGCGCCCGTGGGCCGGGCCCAGGGGATGTACGCGTGCGCGGCGCTCCAGGATCTGGGATTCCTGCAGGCCATGAACCTGGTGTTCACGGCGGGCACGTACGACGGCAGCGTCCTCACCGTGCTCGGTCGCAATGCCCCGCTCCACGCCGTGCGAGAGATGCCCGTCGTCGGCGGCAGCGGCCTCTTCCGCTTCGCCCGCGGCTACGCCGTTGCGCGGACCCACGACTTCGACGCGGCCACGGGGAATGCCGTCGTGGAGTACAATGTTTACGTCATGCACTACTGA
- the LOC109723275 gene encoding uncharacterized protein LOC109723275 produces the protein MGGVCSIGADRGNSLNELSFDDNGSEENDHKQFEYNPKAPSKNKTTPIVEDIEKKPCKGESTLCEKGLSSCSVSSKERKLSKNLSQKSKTNKSKPADQTKVSDVSSILGRASTAGLGKAVEVLDTLGSSMTSLNSNSGFISGVTKKGNRISILAFEVANTVVKGSNLMQSLSEQNVKHLKVVFRSEGVQNLVSKDMGELLMLAAADKRQELKVFSGEVVRFGNHCKDPRWHNLDRYFARLESEVTPPNHLKETATGEMQYLMTLVQNTAELYHELNALDRFEQDYRRRLQEEGSSVAFQKGDTIQIIKQELKNQRKHVISLKKKSLWSKILEDVMEKLVDIVHFLGLKIHDAFRITGEDQTVKRSVTSHQRLGSAGLALHYANIITQIDTLVSRSSSVPPNARDALYQALPLTVKSTLRNKLQSFQVDEELTAPQIRAEMEKTLQWLVPIANNTTRAHHGFGWVGEWANTGNQNLGGQLDLIRMETLHHADKEKTEAIILELVVWLHHLISKCTITNGGNHSLFKSPISIPIPTQKRTAASSVPQKLTKEDRKTAQEDKQGKLTLEDGNNDRELSFPKPRLTKHDGSSTSSGNSSMRGSRKKISTTRRPAVTPLTDSDVGKDENLDGTAK, from the exons ATGGGTGGGGTTTGTTCTATTGGTGCTGATCGAGGTAACTCACTCAATGAGCTTTCCTTTGATGACAATGGCTCTGAGGAAAATGATCACAAACAGTTTGAGTACAATCCGAAGGCGCCGAGCAAAAATAAGACCACTCCAATTGTGGAGGATATTGAAAAGAAGCCATGCAAGGGAGAATCTACATTGTGTGAGAAGGGTCTCAGTTCATGTTCAGTGTCCTCAAAAGAGCGGAAATTGTCGAAGAATCTGTCACAAAAATCAAAGACCAATAAGTCGAAGCCGGCAGATCAAACGAAG GTTTCGGATGTGAGCTCAATTTTGGGCAGAGCCAGTACAGCTGGACTCGGGAAGGCAGTGGAGGTTCTCGACACACTTGGTAGCAGTATGACCAGTTTGAACTCCAACAGTGGTTTTATATCTGGAGTTACTAAGAAAGGCAATAGAATATCTATTCTGGCTTTTGAGGTCGCCAATACAGTTGTCAAAGGTTCCAATCTCATGCAGTCTCTCTCAGAACAGAATGTAAAGCACTTGAAAGTAGTGTTCCGATCTGAAGGTGTTCAGAATTTGGTTTCCAAAGATATGGGTGAGCTCCTAATGCTTGCTGCAGCTGACAAAAG GCAAGAGTTGAAAGTATTTTCAGGAGAGGTGGTTCGTTTTGGTAATCATTGTAAGGATCCTCGGTGGCACAATTTGGATCGTTATTTTGCAAg ACTGGAGTCAGAAGTTACACCTCCGAATCACCTTAAAGAAACGGCAACAGGAGAGATGCAATATTTGATGACACTTGTTCAGAATACAGCT GAACTCTATCATGAGTTGAATGCATTAGATAGATTTGAGCAAGATTATCGGCGAAGACTTCAGGAAGAGGGCAGTTCAGTTGCATTTCAAAAAG GGGACACAATTCAAATCATAAAGCAAGAGTTGAAGAACCAGAGGAAGCATGTAATTAGTTTAAAGAAGAAATCACTTTGGTCTAAGATACTTGAAGAT GTCATGGAGAAGCTTGTAGACATTGTCCACTTTTTAGGTTTGAAGATTCATGATGCCTTTAGAATTACAG GTGAAGATCAAACTGTGAAAAGGTCCGTTACTAGCCATCAGAGGTTAGGATCTGCTGGACTCGCGCTGCACTATGCAAATATCATTACACAGATTGATACTCTT GTATCACGGTCAAGTTCAGTCCCTCCGAATGCTAGGGATGCATTGTACCAAGCATTGCCCCTTACCGTTAAATCTACTTTACGAAATAAGCTACAATCATTTCAGGTCGACGAAGAG CTCACAGCACCTCAAATCAGAGCAGAAATGGAGAAAACATTGCAATGGCTTGTACCTATCGCCAATAACACAACTAG AGCACACCATGGCTTTGGATGGGTCGGAGAGTGGGCGAACACAGG gaaTCAAAACCTTGGTGGGCAGCTTGATCTGATCAGGATGGAGACACTTCATCATGCGGACAAGGAGAAGACCGAAGCTATCATACTGGAGTTAGTGGTTTGGCTTCACCACCTCATCAGCAAATGTACGATCACGAATGGAGGAAATCACTCTCTTTTTAAATCCCCTATTTCCATTCCTATTCCAACTCAAAAGAGAACGGCAGCTTCTTCAGTTCCCCAGAAACTCACCAAAGAAGACCGCAAAACAGCACAAGAAGACAAACAGGGAAAGCTTACTTTGGAGGACGGCAACAACGATCGAGAACTCAGCTTTCCAAAACCAAGATTAACTAAGCATGATGGATCAAGTACCAGCAGTGGCAATTCCTCGATGAGAGGAAGCAGGAAAAAGATTTCTACAACAAGGCGGCCTGCTGTGACTCCTCTCACGGATTCTGATGTTGGTAAAGACGAAAACTTAGACGGGACAGCTAAATGA